The sequence ACGCTGACGGAATGTTATAACGGCAAAGAGGCGGTGGAGGCGTTCCGGCGGGAACGGTTCGATCTGATCCTGATGGATATCCAGATGCCGGTCATGGACGGTTATACCGCCACCCGGCTGATCCGCGAGCATGAACAGGAAGGAAATCTGCCGCGCACGCCCATCGTGGTTCTGTCGGCCTATTCCACAAGCGAGGAACAGCAGCGCGCGCTGGAACTGGGCTGCGACAGATATCTGACGAAACCGCTCACGCGGACGGGTGTGCTGGAAACAATCGCGCATTACGCAAGGCGCAATTCCGTATGACCGGACAGAAACGGGTACTGATCATTGATGATGAACCGGACATTCTGGTGATCATGGCTTTCCGGCTCAAAAAAGCGGGGTATGACGTGGTATCGGCGCGGAGCGCACGCGACGGCCTGCGCCTGCTCGGGCAGCTTGGCCCGGACCTTATTTTAACCGACATGAATCTGCCGGATATGAGCGTGGAAGGGCTTTGTTCCGCCGTGCGGACGGACGACCGGTTCCGGAATCTGCCGATTATCGTGCTTTCCGCCGGCAGCGAGGAATTCAAGAAACGGGTGCTCGCGGCCGGTGCGCAGGAGTTTTTAACCAAGCCGTGCGAACAGGAACACCTTGTCGCCGTTCTTGATGCCCTGCTCGGAGAGCGGTGAGGCGAACCGGTTTATGAACATTCTGGCCCATCTGACACTGCGCTGCCCCGATTATCTGTGTTTTGTGTCCGGTCTGAGCCTTATAGTGCTTTCAATAACGCTGCTCAGCTTCTCCGGCGCCTGCAAGGACAAGCCGCTGGTCAAATGGACCGCCATGTTTCTTGTCGCCTGCGGAATTTATGAATGGGCTGGCCTGTATGACACGAGTTTTCTTGACGCGCGAAGCAATTTCTACAAAATCGGGTTTCTGAAAAACGGCGATCTGATCATGGCGTCACGCATCCTGACGCTCTGGCTTGCGTTCTGGTTTCTGCTTGAAGGCATCAGGCGGA comes from Elusimicrobiaceae bacterium and encodes:
- a CDS encoding response regulator, which translates into the protein MTGQKRVLIIDDEPDILVIMAFRLKKAGYDVVSARSARDGLRLLGQLGPDLILTDMNLPDMSVEGLCSAVRTDDRFRNLPIIVLSAGSEEFKKRVLAAGAQEFLTKPCEQEHLVAVLDALLGER